The Euphorbia lathyris chromosome 2, ddEupLath1.1, whole genome shotgun sequence genome includes a window with the following:
- the LOC136219547 gene encoding F-box/kelch-repeat protein SKIP20, which yields MGQETSNLKNPQIMLQSNRGGQEEAQELIPGLPDEIAMECLVRVPYQFHSNMKSVCRSWRTSISNSYFYRERRKSGFAEDLVFLVQPLPQSDSTADHLETTAAITDKDEKQDDRGNQHQIHTPPQFAVSLYNATFDTWLRTNPQGGIPMFCQCLALPFSGKVLLLGGWDPATLEPVPNVHILDLNGGQRWRRGASMSVSRSFFACAVIGPSTIYVAGGHDGQKNALKSAEVYDVDRDEWRMLPDMEEERDECQGLVWEDDSKFWVVSGYGTDSQGQFRSDAECFDPITESWSKIEGIWPYSNTSPRGATVAVSVNKNQQQWWWFLAGEQQQQQQNQLGKVNSIPVPDCINGTNPCVINLGYSNDSNKNRLLVISGNCRRLPSSSGSGSSSCSECDSEGAFILERDCSNGSTKWNHIHSPSGFSGIPFSASYLQI from the coding sequence ATGGGACAAGAGACGAGTAATTTGAAGAATCCCCAAATTATGTTACAATCAAACAGGGGAGGGCAAGAAGAAGCACAAGAGCTCATTCCAGGGCTTCCAGATGAGATAGCCATGGAGTGTTTAGTCAGAGTTCCCTATCAATTTCACTCCAATATGAAATCTGTCTGCCGTAGTTGGCGAACTTCGATTTCAAATTCTTATTTCTATCGAGAAAGGCGCAAATCTGGATTCGCAGAGGATCTTGTTTTCCTTGTTCAACCTCTTCCACAATCCGATTCTACCGCCGATCATCTCGAAACTACCGCCGCCATAACTGACAAAGACGAGAAACAAGACGATCGAGGTAATCAGCACCAGATCCACACTCCTCCTCAGTTTGCGGTTAGTCTCTACAACGCTACTTTTGATACTTGGCTGAGAACAAATCCTCAAGGCGGAATCCCGATGTTCTGCCAGTGTTTGGCACTTCCATTTTCCGGTAAAGTGCTTCTGTTAGGCGGTTGGGATCCGGCCACTCTCGAACCGGTACCGAATGTACACATCCTCGATCTCAACGGAGGGCAGAGGTGGAGACGCGGTGCTTCAATGTCTGTATCTCGCTCTTTTTTTGCTTGTGCAGTGATTGGACCGTCCACGATTTATGTCGCCGGCGGTCACGATGGACAGAAAAACGCGTTGAAATCGGCGGAGGTGTATGATGTTGATAGAGATGAATGGAGAATGCTGCCGGACATGGAGGAAGAAAGAGACGAGTGTCAAGGGCTTGTTTGGGAGGATGATTCGAAGTTTTGGGTTGTGAGTGGCTATGGTACTGATAGCCAAGGCCAATTCAGATCCGATGCTGAATGTTTTGATCCGATTACTGAATCATGGTCTAAAATTGAAGGAATCTGGCCATATTCAAACACCTCCCCAAGAGGAGCCACCGTTGCTGTTTCTGTCAACAAGAATCAACAGCAGTGGTGGTGGTTCTTGGCCGGGGAACAACAGCAGCAACAGCAAAATCAATTGGGAAAAGTGAATTCAATTCCGGTTCCGGATTGCATCAACGGAACAAATCCATGTGTGATTAATCTCGGATACAGTAATGATAGTAACAAGAATAGATTACTGGTGATAAGTGGAAATTGCAGGAGATTACCATCATCATCCGGATCAGGATCATCATCATGTAGTGAATGCGATAGTGAAGGGGCATTTATCCTGGAGAGAGATTGCAGTAATGGCAGTACGAAATGGAATCATATCCATAGTCCTTCTGGGTTTTCTGGCATCCCATTTTCAGCTTCTTATCTTCAAATCTGA
- the LOC136217383 gene encoding uncharacterized protein, whose product MSNEPKKDNVNDVDSKEWQQAIVGEMKRLGAIVADLYSEEKKVKLVVSELTEYAAVWWDQLKRTRKRDGDEPIRTWGELKKVMKKRFVPAHYYKELLKELQSMSQGNQSVEDYHKQLEMALIRADIQEDEEATMVRFLMGMKREIRNPLELQTYFHMDEMLHKAIKIERQLQEVEKGRSKFKGTTSTPWKSDPRGNFKTKSEFSSKSDQTPQVDSKAFGKLQIGGTTPKYKTTEKPTRTREIVCFKCQGRGHYARECSNQKAMVMKHGELISESESEHESDDMPTLEDCSDIEEVDSKGGHGVNLVTRRTLKMGVSGDIEQREHIFHAHCNILGKTCLLIIDGGSCCNVVSNVLASRLGISTIPHPNPYRLQWLNDSNELKVTKQVLLNFSIGSFSDEVLCDVVPMQACHVLLGRPWQFDRSEFKDLFPEEMPNKLPPIRGIEHQIDFVPGAQIPNRPAYRSNPEETKELQRQVEELMAKGLIRESMSPCAVPVILVPKKDGTWRMCIDSQGVSVDIEKVKAIQEWPTPNSVTEVRSFHGLASFYRRFVKNFSTIAAPLTEVIKKNVGFKWGKAQEDAFEMLKARLTSAPVLALPNFDKSFEIECDASGVGIGAVLMQEGRPIAFFSEKLSGATLNYPTYDKELYALVRALQMWQHYLWPKEFVIHTDHESLKHLKGQQKLNRRHAKWVEFIETFPYVIKYKQGKENVVADALSRRHEGYLFRDNRLCMPKCSHREFLVREAHGGGLMGHFGVAKTLDMISEHFFWPHMKRDVERICASCINCKKAKSRVMPHGLYTPLPVPNEPWTAISMDFVMALPRSKRGNDSIFVVVDRFSKMAHFIPCHKTDDAINIANLFFREVVRLHGMPKSIVSDRDPKFLSYFWKTLWNKLGTKLLFSTSCHPQTDGQTEVVNRTLGQLLRAVIQKNLKSWEECLPFIEFAYNRAIHSSTNFSPFEIVYGFNPLTPLDLIPLPVVWLHMRKERFPAQRKSKLHPRGDGPFQVVARIGDNAYKLDLPGDEDLRTNPFQERGNDVISKAQEHGTKELGMVTEITPRGWKFFQEDIGLQQIRHCHAFTQNFSNKILIFMNLNGCYTAEQLET is encoded by the exons atgTCTAACGAACCTAAAAAGGACAACGTTAACGATGTTGATTCTAAAGAATGGCAACAAGCTATTGTAGGTGAGATGAAGAGGTTAGGGGCTATTGTGGCTGATttg tattccgaggagaagaaggtgaaacttgtagtatccgaactaactgaatatgcggctgtttggtgggaccaattaaagcgcacaagaaaaagagatggtgatgaacccataagaacatggggtgaattgaagaaggtcatgaaaaagagatttgtgccggctcactattataaggagttgttgaaagaactccaatccatgtctcaaggtaaccaatctgttgaagattatcacaaacaattggagatggcactaatccgagctgatatacaagaagatgaggaagctaccatggttagatttctcatgggaatgaagagggagattcgcaaccctcttgagctacaaacttatttccacatggacgagatgctccataaagcgataaaaattgagagacaacttcaagaggttgagaaagggagatcaaagttcaaaggcactacttccactccatggaagtcagatccaagaggtaatttcaaaactaaatctGAATTTAGCTCTAAAAGTGACCAAACGCCTCAGGTTGATTCAAAAGCATTTGGGAAGTTGCAAATTGGTGGAACTACTCCAAAATACAAAACTACTGAAAAACCCACAAGAACTCGTGAAATTGTGTGTTTTAAGTGCCAAGGGAGAGGGCACTATGCAAGAGAGTGTTCGAATCAAAAGGCGATGGTTATGAAGCATGGTGAGTTAATATCCGAAAGTGAGTCCGAACATGAATCAGATGATATGCCCACCTTAGAAGATTGTAGTGATATAGAAGAGGTGGATAGTAAAGGAGGACATGGAGTTAACTTAGTCACTCGTAGAACATTGAAGATGGGAGTGAGTGGTGACATTGAGCAACGAGAGCACATCTTTCATGCTCATTGCAACATACTTGGAAAAACATGCTTACTAATTATTGATGGAGGAAGTTGTTGCAACGTGGTAAGCAATGTGTTAGCAAGCCGATTAGGGATATCAACAATTCCACATCCCAATCCTTATCGGTTACAATGGTTGAATGATAGTAACGAACTCAAAGTTACTAAACAGgtgcttctgaacttttctattggttctttttctgatgaggtattatgtgatgtagtacctatgcaagcatgtcatgtgttattggggaggccttggcaattcgatcgatca GAATTCAAGGATTTATTCCCCGAAGAGATGCCTAATAAGTTACCCCCGATTCGAGGAATTGAGCATCAAATTGACTTTGTTCCCGGAGCACAAATTCCAAATCGACCAGCCTATAGAAGTAACCCTGAGGAGACAAAAGAACTACAAAGGCAAGTCGAGGAACTAATGGCAAAAGGGTTGATTCGTGAATCTATGAGTCCGTGTGCTGTACCAGTCATCCTAGTACCAAAGAAAGATGGAACTTGGCGGATGTGCATCGATT CACAAGGAGTTTCTGTTGATATTGAAAAGGTGAAAGCCATTCAAGAGTGGCCAACGCCAAATTCAGTTACCGAGGTGAGGAGCTTTCATGGCTTGGCGAGTTTCTATAGGAGGTTTGTGAAGAACTTCAGTACCATTGCCGCACCACTAACCGaggtaataaaaaagaatgttgGCTTTAAGTGGGGCAAAGCACAAGAGGATGCTTTTGAGATGCTTAAGGCAAGACTAACTTCTGCCCCCGTTTTAGCACTTCCAAACTTTGATAAATCGTTTGAAATTGAGTGTGATGCGTCGGGAGTAGGGATTGGTGCTGTTTTAATGCAAGAGGGTCGACCTATAGCCTTCTTTAGTGAAAAACTTAGTGGTGCAACCTTAAACTATCCCACTTATGATAAAGAACTCTATGCATTAGTTAGGGCTTTGCAAATGTGGCAACATTATTTATGGCCTAAAGAGTTTGTGATCCACACCGATCATGAATCCTTGAAACATCTTAAGGGTCAACAAAAATTGAACCGAAGACATGCCAAGTGGGTGgaatttatagagacgtttccttatgtgattaagtataagcaagggaaggaaaacgtagttgctgatgcattaagtagg agACATGAGGGCTACTTATTTAGAGATAATCGATTATGCATGCCTAAATGTTCACATAGAGAATTTCTTGTGAGGGAAGCCCACGGTGGAGGCTTGATGGGGCATTTTGGGGTTGCTAAGACTTTGGACATGATTTCTGAACATTTCTTTTGGCCTCATATGAAACGTGATGTGGAAAGAATATGTGCTAGTTGTATTAATTGTAAGAAAGCTAAGTCTAGAGTTATGCCTCATGGTTTATACACTCCATTACCTGTGCCGAATGAACCTTGGACTGCtatatccatggattttgtgatggctTTACCTAGGTCTAAGAGAGGTAATGATTCCATATTTGTGGTTGTAGATCGCTTTTCTAAGATGGCACATTTCATACCATGCCATAAAACTGATGATGCTATTAATATTGCTAACTTGTTCTTTAGAGAGGTTGTTCGTCTGCATGGGATGCCAAAGAGTATAGTTAGTGATAGAGATCCTAAGTTTTTAAGCTATTTTTGGAAGACTTTGTGGAATAAATTGGGGACTAAACTGTTGTTTTCTACTTCTTGTCACCCTCAAACTGATGGTCAAACCGAAGTAGTAAATAGAACTTTAGGACAACTTCTTAGGGCAGTTATTCAAAAGAATCTTAAGTCATGGGAAGAATGCCTACCATTTATTGAGTTCGCTTATAATAGGGCTATACATTCATCTACTAACTTCTCaccatttgaaattgtttatggttttaatcctttgacaccattagacttgatccctttgcctgt GGTGTGGTTGCATATGCGCAAGGAAAGGTTCCCCGCTCAGAGAAAATCAAAGCTACATCCTAGAGGCGATGGTCCATTTCAAGTAGTCGCACGAATTGGGGATAATGCCTACAAGCTCGACTTGCCAG GAGATGAAGATTTGAGGACAAATCCTTTTCAAGAGAGAGGgaatgatgtgatatcaaaagcacaagagcatggaacaaaggagcttgga ATGGTTACTGAAATCACTCCAAGAGGGTGGAAATTTTTCCAAGAGGACATTGGCTTGCAGCAAATCAGACATTGTCATGCCTTCACCCAGAACTTCAGCAACAAGATTCTCATATTCATGAATCTG AACGGGTGTTATACTGCTGAACAATTAGAGACATGA